ATTGCCAGCACCACCACCGCCGTCAACATCGACGCGCTGCTGCAGGCCACGCTGGGCCCGCGCGGCCTCACGATGTTCGACGTGATCGCCTGCGGCGACCAGGTGCGCGCAAAGAAGCCCGCATCCGACATCTACCTGCTGGCGCTCGACACGCTGGGCGTGCCGCCCGAGCGCGCGATCGCCATCGAGGACTCGCCCAACGGGCTGCGCTCGGCCCTGGGTGCCGGCCTCTGGACGCTGGTCACGCCCACCTTCTGGACCGAGGGCAGCGATTTCAGCGGCGCCGGGCTGGTGCTGCCGAGCCTGGGCGACCCCACGCAGCCGCTGGCCGGCGAGCCCGGCGGACGCCTGGCGCGCGCGGCGTGGCTCGGCATCGATGAACTGTTGCAAATGGCCACCGCGGCCCCGCCGCTGAATGCCGTGCAGGCGCTCTACCGTGAGGACTGTTAGATGCAGAACAAAAAAAACGCCATGCGGATCGCACCCAGCCTGCTGTCGGCCAACTTCGCGCGGCTCGGCGAAGAGGTCACGGCGGTCATCGAAGCCGGTGCCGATCTGATCCATTTCGATGTCATGGACAACCACTATGTGCCAAATCTGACAATCGGCCCGCTGGTCTGCGAGGCCATCAAGCCCTACGCGACGGTGCCGATCGACGTGCACCTGATGGTCAAGCCGGTCGATGCGCTGATCCCGATGTTCGCGCAGGCCGGCGCATCGATCATCTCGTTCCACCCCGAGGCCAGCGAGCACATCGACCGCACGGTCCGGCTGATCCGCGACAGCGGCTGCAAGGCCGGCCTGGTGCTCAACCCCGCCACGCCGCTTGCGGTGCTCGACCATGTGCTGGACCAGCTCGACCTGGTGCTGCTGATGTCGGTCAACCCCGGCTTCGGCGGCCAGAGCTTCATCGAGAGCGTGCTGCCGAAGATCGAGGCGGTGCGCCGCCGCATCGATGCCAGCGGGCGCGAGATCTGGCTCGAGGTCGATGGCGGCGTGAAGCCCGACAACGCCGCGCGCATCGGCGCCGCGGGGGCCGACACGCTGGTGGCGGGCTCGGCCGTGTTCAACGGCGGGCGCTACCGCGAAGCCATTGGCGCCATCCGCGCGCAGGCGCTGCAGGGCCGCCAGTCGATGGAAAGGTGTCCCGCATGACGAAAGACCTGCGCGGCATCGACGCGATCGCCTTCGACCTCGACGGCACGCTGGTCGACAGCGCGCCCGACATCCGCGAAGCCCTGAACACCGCGCTCGAAGAGGCCGGACTGGCCCGCTTCGAGCTGGACACCGTGCGCGCGTGGATCGGCGACGGCCCCGATGCGCTGATCCTCCAGGCGCTGCGCGAGCACGGGCTCGGTGGCAGCGAGGCGCTGCGCGGCCGGCTGCGCAAGTCCTTCGATGCCGCCACGCTGGCGGCGCCCTTGAAGTTCGGCAGCGTGTTCGAGGGCATTGCCGAACTCGTCGCGGGCCTGCGCCGCACGCTGCCGATGGTGGTGGTCACGAACAAGCCGACGCAGTTGGCACGCGCCGTGCTGGATGCTGCGGGTTTGCTGCCGGCCATGGCGGGGGTCTACGGCGCGGATGCCGCGGCACAGCGCAAGCCCGCGCCCTTCCTGCTGCAGGCCGCGGCACGCCAGCTGGCTGTGGAGCCCGCACGGCTGCTGATGGTGGGCGACGGCCCGGCCGACCTGCTTGCCGCGCAGGCAGCGGGCTCGCCGGCGGCGCTGGTGGCCTGGGGCTATGGCGGCCATGCGGCCGTGGCGGGAGCGGCGCCGGCCTGGCGCGTCGCGACGCCGCAGCAACTGCTGCTGACGGCACGCGAGTCGCGTGCGGTCCGCCGCGACGAAGAAACGACGACGACCAGATTTTTTTGAATCAACCAGGAGACGAACATGCCCATTGCAGGCAAGGCCACGCTGACCCAGTACATCATCGAGGAGCGCCGCCGCCACCCCGGTGCCACGGGCGCGCTCAACGCGCTCATCACCGACGTCTCCCTTGCCTGCAAGGCGATCTCGCGCAAGGTGGCGCTCGGCGCGCTGGGCGACGTGCTCGGCAGCGCGAGCACGCAGAACGTGCAGGGCGAGGAACAGAAGACGCTCGACGTGCTGAGCAACGACATGTTCCTGCGCGCCAACGAGTGGGGCGGCCACGTGGCGGGCATGGTCTCGGAAGAGATGGAGGAGCCCTATCTGCCGCCGCAGCAGTACCCGCGCGGCAAGTACCTGCTGCTGTTCGACCCGCTCGACGGCTCGTCGAACATCGATGTCAACGTGGCGGTGGGCAGCATCTTCTCGATCCTGCGCGCGCCCACGCCCGAGGCCGATGCCAGGCCCGAAGACTTTCTGCAGCCCGGCACCGAGCAGGTCGGCGCCGGCTACGCGATCTACGGCCCCTCGACCATGCTGGTGCTGACGCTGGGCAACGGCACGCATGCCTTCACGCTCGATCCGCAGCTGGGCGAATGGGTGCTGAGCCATCCGAACCTGAGCATTCCGCGGCAGACCAGCGAGTTCGCGATCAACGCATCGAACAGCCGCTTCTGGGAGCCGGCCGTGAAGCGCTATGTCGACGAATGCCTGGCCGGCAAGGAAGGCCCGCGCGGCATCGACTTCAACATGCGGTGGATCGCCTCGCTGGTGGCCGAGACGCACCGCATCCTGATGCGCGGCGGTGTGTTCATGTATCCGCGCGACAGCAAGGAGTCGGGCCGCGACGGCCGCCTGCGGCTGCTCTACGAGGCCAATCCGATCTCGTTCCTGATCGAGCAGGCCGGCGGCATGGCCAGCACCGGCCGGCGCCGCCTGATGGCGGTGGAGCCGGAGTCGATTCACCAGCGCATCGGCTTCGTCTTCGGCTCGTCCGACGAGGTGGCGCGCGTGGAGGCCTACCACAGCGAGGAGCCGCAGGACACCTACCAGGCACCGCTGTTCGGCAAGCGCGGTCTCTTTGCGACCGCCGCCTGAACAAGGCCCGCCGCCCGCACCAGTTTTTCAATTCCCGAGGCCACCATGTCAGCCAAACATCCCATCGTTGCCATCACCGGCTCGTCCGGCGCGGGCACCACCTCCGTCACGCGAACCTTCGAAAACATCTTCCGCCGCGAGAGCGTCAAGGCGGCGATCGTGGAAGGCGACAGCTTCCACCGCTACGACCGCAATTCCATGAAGGTGGCCATGGCCGAGGCCGAGGCCGCCGGCAACCAGAACTTCAGCCACTTCGGCGAAGACGCGAACCTGTTCGCCGAACTCGAGGCGCTGTTCCGCGACTACGGCGAAGCGGGCGTGGGCCAGAGCCGCAAGTACCTGCACGACACGGTGGAAGCAGCGCCCTACAAGCAGGAGCCCGGCACCTTCACGCCGTGGGAAACGCTGCCCGACAGCGAACTGCTTTTCTACGAAGGCCTGCATGGCGGCGTGACCACCGGGAAGGTCGACATCGCGCGCCACGTCGACCTCTTGATCGGCGTGGTGCCGGTGATCAACCTCGAGTGGATCCAGAAGCTGCACCGCGACAAGAACACGCGCGGCTATTCGACCGAGGCCGTGACCGACGTGATCCTGCGCCGCATGAACGAGTACGTGCACTACATCTGCCCTCAGTTCACGCGCACGCACATCAACTTCCAGCGCGTGCCGGTGGTCGACACCTCCGACCCGTTCATCGCGCGCACCATCCCGAGCCCGGACGAGAGCCTGGTGGTGATCCGCTTCGCCAACCCGATCGGCTTCGACTTTCCGTACCTGCTGAGCATGCTGCACGACTCCTTCATGTCGCGCGCCAACACGCTGGTAGTGCCGGGCGGAAAGATGGAGCTCGCGATGCAGCTGATCTTCACGCCGATGATCCTGCGCCTCATGGAGCGGCGCAAGAAGTCCTACGCGATCTAGGGCGCGGGCGCTTCGAACCAACACCTCAGGCCAACGAACCAACCGGACCTTCGCATGACGATTGAAAACCTTGCCTTGCGCACGCAGTGCGCCAACGCCATCCGCGCGCTGGCCATGGACGCCGTGCAAGCCGCCAACTCGGGCCATCCGGGCATGCCCATGGGCATGGCCGACATCGCCGAAGCCCTGTGGCGGCATTGCCTGCGGCACGACCCGGCCGATCCGCACTGGATGAATCGCGACCGCTTCGTCGTTTCCAACGGCCATGGCTCGATGCTGCTGTATGCGCTGCTGCACCTGAGCGGCTATGCGCTGCCGATGGAGGAGCTGCGGCGCTTCCGCCAGCTGCATTCGCGCACGCCGGGACACCCCGAAGTCGGCGTCACGCCCGGCGTGGAGACCACCACCGGGCCGCTGGGGCAGGGCATCAGCAATGCGGTCGGCATGGCGCTGGCCGAGAAGCTGCTGGCCGAGGAATTCAACCGGCCCGGCCATGCGGTGATCGACCACCGCACCTACGTGTTCCTGGGCGACGGCTGCCTGATGGAAGGCATCAGCCACGAGGCCTGCTCGCTCGCGGGCACCTGGCGCCTGCACAAGCTGGTGGTGTTCTACGACGACAACGGCATCTCGATCGACGGCGAGGTCGGCGGCTGGTTCAGCGACGACACACCGGGCCGCTTCGAAGCCTACGGCTGGACCGTGCTGCGCGATGTCGACGGCCACGACGCCGCGGCGCTCGACGCAGCCATTGAAAGCGCCACCGCCGCGGACCGGCCGGTGCTGGTGTGCTGCAAGACACGCATCGGCCAGGGCTCGCCGAACCGCGCCGGTACTGCCAAGGCGCACGGCGAGGCGCTGGGCGAGGCCGAGATCGCGCTGACGCGGCAGGCGCTGGACTGGAGCGCCGCGCCCTTCGAGGTGCCGGCGGCCATCGCCGAGGCCTGGTCGGCGCGCGAAGCGGGCGCCGCGCTGCACAAGGCTTGGCAGGAACGCTTTGCGGCCTATGCACAGGAACATCCGGCGCTCGCTCGCGAACTGCTGCGGCGCCATCGCACCGATGCGCCGCTCACCGCGAAAGCCGAGGCGGCCCTGGATTCGGCCGCATCGGGCGCGGAGCAGCGCAAGGCATCCGTCGCCACGCGCAAGGCCTCGCAGCAGGTGCTCGACGAGGTCGGCCCCGCAATGCCCGAACTGATCGGCGGCTCGGCCGACCTCACGGGTTCGAACCTCACCGACTGGAAGGGCCACCGCGCGCTCAAGGGCGCGGGCACCGGCAACCACGTGCACTACGGCGTGCGCGAGTTCGGCATGGCGGCCATCATGAACGGGCTCGCGCTGCATGGCGGCTTCCGTCCCTTCGGCGGCACCTTCCTGACCTTTTCCGACTACGCGCGCAACGGCGTGCGCATGTCGGCGCTGATGAAGCTGCCGGTGATCTACGTCTTCACGCACGACTCGATCGGGCTCGGCGAGGACGGCCCCACGCACCAGCCAGTCGAGCATGCCTCGAGCCTGCGGCTGATTCCCGATGTCGACGTCTGGCGCCCGGCCGATGCCACCGAGACGGCCGTGGCCTGGCGGCAGGCGCTGCGCCGCGTCGACGGGCCGAGCTGCCTGCTGCTGACGCGCCAGGCGCTGCCGCATGCCGGCGACGCCGACGAGCGCATCGAATCCATCGCTCGCGGCGCTTACGTGCTGCGCCGCCCAGAGGCCGAGTGCGTGGCGCTGCTGGCAAGCGGCTCCGAAGTGGGCGTCGCATTGGCCGCGGCAGCCTTGCTCGCGCAGGAGGGCATCGAGGCGCGCGTGGTGTCCGTACCGTGCATGGACGTGTTCGAACGGCAGGACAAGGACTGGCGCCATGCGGTCATTCCGCGCCACCTGCCGCGCGTGGCGGTGGAGGCCGGCAGCACCGGGCTGTGGTGGAAGTTCGTCGGCGAATACGGCGACGTGGTCGGGCTCGACCGCTTCGGCGAATCGGCGCCGGCCGGCGAGCTCTTCAAGCTGTTCGGTCTGACCGCCGAAGTGGTGGCCGAGCGCGCCCGACGGCTGCTCGCGAACGCCGCGCTGGCCAGCATGAAAGAGGCCGCATGAGCTTCAACACGCTCGATCAGATCGACCTGCGCGGACAGCGCGTGTTCATTCGCTGCGACCTCAACGTGCCGCTCGATGCGTCGGGGCGCATCAGCGACGACACCCGCATCCGCGCCAGCCTGGGCGGCATTCGCCATGCGCTGTCGCAAGGTGCGCGCGTGATGGTGGCTTCGCACCTGGGCCGCCCGAAGGAAGGCAAGCTTGCACCCGGCGAGTCGCTGGCGCCGGTGGCCGAGCGGCTCGGCGAACTGCTGGGTACGCCGGTGGCGCTGATCGACGACTGGATCGACCGCCCGTTCGAGGTGGCACCCGGCCAGGTGGCGCTGCTCGAGAACTGCCGCGCGAACGTGGGCGAGAAGGCCAACGCCGAAGCCCTGGCGCGGCGCATGGCGGCGCTCTGCGATGTGTACGTGAACGATGCCTTCGGCACCGCGCACCGCGCCGAAGCCACCACCGAGGCGCTGGCGCGGCTCGCGCCCATTGCCTGCGCCGGTCCGTTGATGGCCTCGGAGCTCCACGCGCTCGGCCGCGCGCTCGCGAACCCCGCGCGGCCGCTGGCCGCGATCGTCGGCGGCGCCAAGGTGTCGACCAAGCTGTCGATCCTCGAATCGCTCGCGGCGCAGGTCGAGTGGCTGGTGGTGGGCGGCGGCATGGCCAACACCTTCCTGCTCGCGGCGGGCCATCCGGTCGGCCGCTCTCTCTGCGAGCCCGAGATGGTGGACACGGCGCGCGCCGTGGCCGCGGCGCTCTCGGCGCGCGGTGCGCGGCTCTTCATGCCGACCGACGTGGTCACGGCCACCGAGTTCTCGCCAACGGCGCGCGCGACGGTGAAGGCCGTGGCCGAGGTCGCGCCTGACGACATGATCCTGGACTTCGGCCCGGACTCGGTGGCGCAACTCGTCGCCATGCTCGGCCAGTGCAGGACCATCGTCTGGAATGGGCCGCTGGGCGTGTTCGAGATCGAGCAGTTCTCGCACGGCACACGCACGCTGGCCAACGCGATCGCGCGCATGGACGCGTTCTCGCTCGCGGGCGGCGGCGACACCGTAGCCGCCATCAACCAGTTCGAGGTGGAGGAGTGCATCGACTACGTCTCGACGGCGGGCGGCGCGTTCCTCGAATTCCTCGAAGGCAAGAGCCTGCCCGCGGTCAAGGCGCTCCAAAGCCGCCGGCACTGACTCGTCCCGTTCCCATTCCCACATCCACAGGAGCTTCCCATGGCCATGATTTCGCTGCGCCAATTGCTGGACCACGCCGCCGAGCACCAGTACGGCGTGCCGGCGTTCAACGTCAACAACCTGGAGCAGATCCAGGCCATCATGCAGGCCGCGCGGAAGACCGACAGCCCGGTCATCCTGCAGGCCTCGGCCGGAGCGCGCAAGTACGCGGGCGAACCGTTCCTCCGCAAGATGGTCGAGGCGGCGGCCGAGATGTACCCCGAGATCCCGATCGTGATGCACCAGGACCACGGCGCGAGCCCGTCGATGTGCATGCAGGCCATCCGCTCGGGCTTCACCAGCGTGATGATGGACGGCTCGCTGATGGAAGACGCCAAGACGCCCGCGAGCTACGACTACAACGTGGGCGTGACCAGCCGCGTGGTGGAGATGGCGCATGCGGTCGGCGTCTCGGTCGAGGGCGAGCTGGGCTGCCTCGGGTCGCTCGAATCGGGCATGGCCGGCGAGGAAGACGGCAGCGGCGCCGAGGGCGTGCTGTCGCACGACCAGCTGCTGACCGATCCGCAGCAGGCGGTGGACTTTGTTTCGCGCACCGGCGTGGATGCACTGGCCATTGCCATCGGCACCTCGCACGGCGCCTACAAGTTCAGCCGCAAGCCGACCGGCGACATCCTCGCGATCGACCGCATCAAGGAGATCCATGCGCGCATTCCGAAGACGCACCTCGTGATGCACGGTTCTTCGTCGGTGCCGCAGGAATGGCTGGCCGTGATCCGCGACTTCGGCGGCGACATCAAGGAAACCTACGGCGTGCCGGTGGAGGAGATCCAGGAAGGCATCCGCCACGGCGTGCGCAAGGTCAACATCGACACCGACATCCGGCTGGCCATGACGGGCGCCATGCGCCGCGCGATGGGGCAGGACCGCAGCGAATTCGATCCGCGCAAGTTCCTGAAGGAAGCGACAGCAGCCGCACGCGATGTCTGCATCGACCGCTTCCAGGCCTTCGGCACTGCGGGCATGGCATCGCGGATCAAGCCGGCGGCGCTGCAATAGGCATTGCAGTTCTCCCCGGTTTCAAGGCGGAAAAGGGTTCAGGCCGCGGCGCGTTCCTCGACCGGCGCCACCAGCCGCTGCAGCAGCGGCTGGCGCTGCAGCACTGCATCGCGCGGCCCGGCGTCGAGCACGCGACCTGCCTCCATCACCACTACGGTGTCGAAGCGGTCGAGCAGGCTCAGGCGATGGATCGACGCGATCACGCAGGCGTTCGGAAAGGCGCCGGCGATGCGTTCGAGCACGCGCGCCTCGGTGCCGGCATCCAGCGCGCTCGTGGGCTCGTCGAGCAGCAGCAGCGAACTGCCCTGTGCCGCGAGCACGCCGCGCGCCAGGCACAGGCGCTGGCGCTGTCCGCCAGAGAGGTTGAAGCCGCGCTCGGACACGGGCGTGTCCAGGTCGCCGTGGGTGGCCGCCAGCACCTCGTCGAACGCGCTCGCATGCAGCGCGGCGTGCAGGGCTTCGTCGGCGAAGGGCTGCCCGAACGAGAGGTTCTCGCGCACGCTGGCTTCGAACACTTCGGTTTCCTGCGGGATCAGCGTGGCGATGCCGCGCAGCTGCGTCCAGTCGGCCGGTTGGCCGTCGATGGCGAGCGTGCCGCCATGCGGCGCATACAGGCCCGCGAGCACGCGCAGCAGCGTGCTCTTGCCGCCGCCGCTGGGGCCCACCAGCGCAATGCGCTCGCCGCGGCGAAGCGTTAGCGCCACGGCCTTGAGCCCGGCGCGCGCGGGCTCCCCGGCTGCCGCCGCCGCGCTGCCGCGAAGCGCGTAGTTCCACTGCAGGCCATCGACCTCCAGCGTCTTCCACGCCGCATCGGGCGCGATGCGTTCATGCGCGGGAACCTGCTCGGGCGGGCTTTCTTCCGTGTGGCTCCTGGGCGCCTGCCAGATCGGCTCGGCGCTGCTGTAGTCGGTGTGCATGCGCGCGAAGAACTGGAAATTGGCCGCCACCGAAGTGACCACACCGGCCGCCTGCTGCGCGTACTGGTAGATCATGAACACCGCCCCCAGCATCACGGCCTGGCCCGGCGTGCGCGCCTGCCAGACATAGATCACCACCAGGCCCCAGGTCAGTGCCAGGCCCATCAGGTCGACGGCAAACCACTTGCCTTCGTTGAGCACCACGGTGCGCTTGAGCGGCAGCGAAATGGCCGCCATGCGCCGGCGCAGCAGCAGACGCGAGGCGCCCTGCAGGCGCAGGCCGATCACCGTCGACGCATTGCCCAGGAAGTCGAGCAGCGCGGCCACATAGCGGCGGTCGGCGTCGTTCTCCGCGCGCGCCAGAAGCATCAGCGCGCGGTCGATGCGCACGATCACGACGGCGATGAGCACGTAGCCGGCCAGCGCCGTGAGGCCACTGGTGCGCGAGAGCAGGGCCAGCGCGACCAGCGGTCCGACGAAGTTGACGGCGTTCGTGAGCCAGATGAACTGGTTCTGCGCGAAATCCGCGAGCGCCCGGCTGGCCTGGTGCACGCGATGCTGCAGTTCGCCCGAATGGTGGCTGTCGTGCCAGGCCAGCGGGGCGGCAGCAATGCGGGCATAGAGCCGGTCGGCCAGCGCCTCGCGCACCTTCAGGCCCACGTTGCGCTCGAGGATGCGGCCCGGCCCGTGCAGCGCCCAGGCGCCGATGTAGACGCCGGCCAGCGTCGCGATCCAGCGGCCCGCAGCGCCGAATTCATTGCGCTGCAGCGCGTTGATGGCCTGTCCCGCCAGGTAGGGCAGCGTCAGGCGGATCAGCTGCGAAACGCCGAGCAGCGCGGTGGCGCCCAGCAGCTGCCCGCGCGCGCCGGCAGCGAAGTGCCACAGCGCGGCATAGAGTTCGCGGATGGCGTTGCCGGGGGTCGTGTTGTCGATGGGCATGTTCAATGATTTCCGCTGTCAGCAAAAAGCACTCAGCAACTCGTTCGTCGCAACTTTGCGACAAAGCAGGCTCAAAAGTAACCATCTGTATGGTTAAATCGCCCGAACTATCGCGAAGAGGACGAGGGATCTCCATGAAGCTGCTGCTGAGCATCGTGTGCGCCGTTGTTGCATTGGCCGGCTGCGCCAGCGCGCCACCCGCACCCACGCAACCCGGAACCGGAACCGGGCTGTCGTATGTGCCCATGATCGCCATGGAAGGCGTGGACCGGGCCCGCTACGACAGCGACGTGGCCGATTGCCGCGTGGCGGCAACGCGGATCACCGCGCGCAGCGAAACCGGCGACGCCATGTGGCTCGCATTGGGCCTGGGCTTGATCACGGTGCATGGACAGGGCATTGTGGCAGCGGCCTCGTACACCGGCATTTCGGCGGCGGTGATCGACATGTCCTACCGGCCCAGCGCGGACCTGATTGCCGAGCACCAGCAGATCGCGCTGGTGCACTGCATGGCCAAGCGCGGCTACCGCAACCTCGATCCGAACGTGCGCGACACGTTCTATGGCCATGCCTTCAATCCGGAAGTCGTCCTGGCGCCGCGCCGGACCGGGGTCGATACCTACAACGCCGAAGTCCTTGCCAGGGCCGGGCAGTGCAGCATCCAGCCGCGCGCCGAGCTGACGGCCAAGGGCCCGGGCTACGAGTCGTACAGCGTGCCGTGCTCGAACGGCGCCATCTGGGCCGTGCGCTGCGAATTCGGCAAGTGCCGGGTGCTGGGCCAGTCCTCGGCCGTTCGCCGCTCCTGACGCCCGCAGCACCGGCACTGGCGCTCGTCACTTGATGAGCATGCCCTTGAGGGCAGGATCCGCGGGCGGCGCCTTGAGCTTCATCTGCCGCAGGATCTTCATCAGGAGCCGCGCGATCATCAGGTTGCGGTGCCGCTTGTTGTTGGCGGGTATCACGTACCAGGGCGCGTGGTCTGTCGAGGTGGCGCGCAGCGCCTTGTCGTAGGCCTGCTGGTAGGCGTTCCACTTGGTGCGCACCTCGAGGTCTCCCACGTTGAACTTCCATTGCTTGCCGGGCGTGTCGATGCGCGCCTGCAGGCGTTCGCGCTGCGTGTCCTTGTCGATGTGCAGCATGCACTTGACGACCACCGTGCCGGTCTCGACGAGCAGGCGCTCGAAGTCGTTGATCTGCGCGTAGCGCCGCTGGGTCTCGGCCTTGTCGATCCAGCCTTCGACCACGGGCACCAGCACGTCTTCATAGTGGCTGCGGTTCCACACCGCGATCTCGCCGCCGCGCGGCACCACCGCATGGCAGCGCCAGAGGTAGTCGTGCGCGCGCTCGTCGTCGCTGGGCACCTTGAAGGCGGTGACGCGCACGCCCAGCGGAGAGGTGCGCGAGAAGACCCAGCGAACGGTGCCGTCCTTGCCGCTGGTGTCCATGCCCTGCAGCACCAGCAGGACCTTGCGGCGGCCCTCGGCATGCAGCAGGTTCTGCATGTCGTCGAGTTCGACGGCCAGGGTGTCGATCTCGGCGAGCTGGTCGGCTTCGTCGCCATCCAGGAACGGAGATTCGCCGGGGTCCACCTGCGAGAGTTTGAACTTGCTGTCGGCGCGGTATTTCTTGAAGCTGGCCATGAACCCGGACTCCGTGCAAAAGCACGCAGGGTAAGCGATTGGCGATCAGCGCTCGGTGTCTTCGGGATCGATGGAAGCGCTCCAGCGGCTGTCCCATTCGGCATGCCGCGCCGCGCCGTCGAGCTCGCGCCGGTCGCGCTTGGTGGGCCGGCCCTGCTCGATGGCCAGCGCCGGCTCGCTGCCCATGCGGCGCTGCTCGCGCATTTCGGCCTGCGCGGCAATGCTCTCGGGCGTTTCTTCATAGAGCTGCTGAGCCACCGGCGCGGGCCCGCGCTGGCCGCTCAATCCGCGCACCGTGACCGTTCGCGTGACGGCGCCCAGGCGGATGGCGACGGTGTCTCCGGGCTTGACCTCGCGCGAGGCCTTGGCGACGTCGCCGTTGACCTGCACCCGGTTCTTGCCGATTTCGTCCGCAGCCAGGGATCGCGTCTTGAAGAAGCGGGCGGCCCAGAGCCATTTGTCGATGCGCAGGCGATCCATATGTTTCAGGCATTGTGGCGGTAGACGGGCAGCCGCACGACAGCATCGAGGCCGATCGCCTGTGCGGCATTTTCCTGCGTGCCGCGGTTGTCGAGGGTGATGCGTCCGCCGAGCGCGAGCACGATCTCGCGGCAGATGGCCAGGCCCAGCCCCGAACCGCTGGCCGCATCGCCGGCGGAGAACGGCGCGAACAGGCGCTGGCGCAGTTCGGCCGATATGCCGGGCCCCTCGTCGCGCACCGTCAGCACGGCTTCCTGCGCGTCGCAGCGCACCATCACCGACAGCGCGCCGCCGCGCGGGCTCTGCTTGATCGCGTTGTGCAGCAGGTTGCGCGTGAGCTCCTGCAGCATCCACTGGTGGGCGCGCACCGTCACGGGCCCGTCGATGGCCAGTTCGAAGTCGAGCGCCTTGTCGGCGATCAGCGGCGACAGGTCGAGTGCAATCTGGCGCACCACCTCGCCGAGCTCCAGCGGCATCGATTCGGGCCGCTGGCGCAGCTGCTCGACCTTGGCCAGCGACAGCATCTGGTTGGCGAGCGTGGTGGCGCGCTCCACGGTCTGGCTGATCTCGCCCAGCGCCTGCTCGGGCGGCACGTCGCCGCGCCGCGCCGACTGCACCTGCGCCTTGAGCACCGCGAGCGGCGTGCGCAATTGATGGGCGCTGTCGCGCACGAAGCGCTTCTGGTGGTCGAGCAGGCGCTGCAGCCGGCCCATGACCTCGGTGGTGGCATCGATCAGCGGGCGCAGTTCGCGCGGCGCATCAGGCGCGTCGATGGGGGAAAGATCGTCGGCCGCGCGCTTCTCGATGGCTTCGCCGAGTTCCCTGACCGGCCGCGTGGCGCGCTGCACCACCAGCACGGTCACCAGCGCGATCACACCCATCAGCAGCAGTTGGCGCCACAGCATGTCGACGAGCAGCTTGCGCACCAGCGTTTCGCGCAGCTCCAGGGTTTCCGCCACCTGCACCACGGCCATGCCGCGGCCATGGGCGCTGGCCACGGGTTGCAGCAACACCGCCATGCGCACCGGCTGGTTGCGAAAGCGCGCGTCGTAAAAATCGACCAGGGCCGCATAGGCCCCGCGGTCGGGGATGCGGCCGCGCCAGAACGGTAGCTCGGCAAAGCCCGAAACCATTTCGCCGTCCAGCGCGGAAACACGGTAGAAAAGGCGGCTGCGGTTGTCGGCCTCGAAGGCCTCGAGCGCCGAATAGGGCACGACGGCGCGCAGCCGCGCCTTCTCGTCGTAGCCTTCCACGTCGAGCTGCTCGCCGATGGTCTTG
This genomic window from Variovorax paradoxus contains:
- a CDS encoding sensor histidine kinase; the protein is MKTALSLRARLLLGILAPVALFIVINSVSLYRQSLAAATTAYDRTLLASAKTIGEQLDVEGYDEKARLRAVVPYSALEAFEADNRSRLFYRVSALDGEMVSGFAELPFWRGRIPDRGAYAALVDFYDARFRNQPVRMAVLLQPVASAHGRGMAVVQVAETLELRETLVRKLLVDMLWRQLLLMGVIALVTVLVVQRATRPVRELGEAIEKRAADDLSPIDAPDAPRELRPLIDATTEVMGRLQRLLDHQKRFVRDSAHQLRTPLAVLKAQVQSARRGDVPPEQALGEISQTVERATTLANQMLSLAKVEQLRQRPESMPLELGEVVRQIALDLSPLIADKALDFELAIDGPVTVRAHQWMLQELTRNLLHNAIKQSPRGGALSVMVRCDAQEAVLTVRDEGPGISAELRQRLFAPFSAGDAASGSGLGLAICREIVLALGGRITLDNRGTQENAAQAIGLDAVVRLPVYRHNA